The Dysgonomonadaceae bacterium PH5-43 DNA segment GAGGTTAGTGTGAGTGTTATAGATTTTGGTTTTTATACAGGCGATATGTATTTTACTTTCGATGCAAGTGTAAGAACAAGTTTTTCTGCTAATATTCCTGATGATGTTTTCGGATTTGTAAAGAAAGGGGTTACTTTAACTAACGATACTGGTGATAATTACGATTTTAGTAATGTTTCGGCCGAAGCAAACTCTTTCCTTCAGTTAGGTTTAGGTGCATCTAAGCCTATAATGGACGATGCTTTGATGCTTGGTGCTAAGGTTAAGTTTTTAATGGGGATAGCAAATGCTAAATTCAAATTAGAAAAGATGAATCTTAATGTAGGTCGAGACGAGTGGACTTTAGAGTCTAAAGCTAAAATGCAAGTTATATACCATGATGTGTCTCCAACTTACGACGACGACGATTGTTTTGATGGCGCTGACTTAGGTTCGGGTTTTGCCTTTAGTGGCTATGGCTTAGGGTTTGATTTAGGAGCTGTGTTTGAACCAGGTAAAGTTTTTAATTTTTACGATGGTAATGATTTCTTAAATAACTTCAAGGTTTCGGCTTCTTTAACCGATATAGGTTTTATTAGTTGGAAAAAACAAGGAATGTATTTAGAAACAGATCCTTCTCGTGTTAATATCACAGGGCAGCATAATATAAGTTTTGATGATGATTCGGATAACTCGTTAGATAATATTTTAGATGATATAGAAGACGACTTTAGAGATGCTGTAAACTTAAAAGATGCAGATATTAATAATCTTAAAACAACTACAGGCTTAAGAGTTAAAATGAATTGGGGAGTAGAATACGAAGTTTTGTATAATAAGTTAAACGTAGGTCTTTTGTCTTCTACTTATTTTACACCTAATAAAAATATTACAGAGGTAACTTTAGGTTCGTCTTATAAACCTATTAAGTGGATAGAGTTAGGTTTGAGCTATTCATTTATATATAGTAAGTACAAAACATTTGGTTGTGCTATTCATTTTAATCCCGGACATGCAATTAACTTATTCGTGGCAAGTGATTATGTTATACCAAGATGGAACTCTGATTTTGTACCAACAACTTCTCGAGGTTTGAACTTCCAATTTGGTTTGGCGGTAGGACTCGGAAAGATGAATCCAAAATATACAAAGTAAATTTTAAGGTGATAAAAAATAAGGGAGTAGAAGTTGAAGTCTATTCCCTTATTTTTTTATCATTACACATTGTGGCTTTACATCAGAGGAGCAAAAAGTCTAACTATAGATTCTAATAACTTTTTCCACTTACTTCGTTTAATCCAAACACTATAAATCACTTCATCGCAGTTATGCATATCTTCTAAAAAGATATTTTTGTTCTCAATTGCTATTTCCTTATCGTACATATAGCAGTTGATTTCGAAATTCGTTTCTAAGCTTCTAAAATCGAGATTGCAAGAACCAACAACCGAAACATAATCATCAACAACAATAGTTTTAGCGTGAATAAATTTATCCCTGTTTTCGTAAATCTTCATCCCTGCCTTTAATAAACTTTCGTAATACGAATGAGAAGCTGGGTCGATATAAGGCGAATCTGATTTCTTTGAAACCATAAGTCTAACATCGATTCCGCTTAGGCAAGCTATTTGTAAAACCTCAAAAAGAGAATTGGTAGGCAAAAAATAAGGAGTTTGAAGGTAGATATATTTCTTCGCACTTAAAACTAAGCTTATAGTAGCTTGTAGTAGATTAGAATACTCTCCGAATGGTCCACTGGTTACTATTTGCATTAAATTATTTGTGTATATAGAAGTAGGAGGGAAGTAAAGATGTTTATCTTTCCAATGTTTTCTTGCCGAATACCAGTCTATCATAAAACTTGCTTGCAAGCCGTGAGCTCCCATTCCTTCAATGCGCAAATGTCTGTCGCTCCAATTTGGATTAATAGAGTAGTCGTTAGATATATTCATTCCGCCAACATATCCAGTATTACCATCTATAACAACAACTTTCCTATGATTGCGATAATTTATCTTGCTGCTTTGTAGTAGAGGGAAACGAGTTTCCATAAGAGACGCAATCTCTACGCCTGCATCTTCCATTTCTTTATAAAAATGATGAGGAACTTTCCAGTTTGCCACCGAGTCGTACATAAATCTTACCTCAATGCCTTCTCGAGCTTTTTTCATCAACATAGCCTTTACTACATCTCCTGTAGCGTCGTTGTTGAAAATAAAAAACTCAATATGTATATGGTGTTTCGCATTGTTTATATCATCTAATAGAGCCTCAAACATACGCCGTCCTTCAGTAATTATTTCTACCTTACTACCCTGAAACACTGGAGAGCGATTGTTGCTCTTCAATAAGTTTACAAGGTTAGTATATTCGGGTAAAACTGGGAATGCGTCTTCGCTTAAAAGCTCCTTTAGTGTAAGATTTTTAATCTTGTTGTAATATTTCTTATTTACAAGTCGCTGCTTGCGAGTGTCTTGTCCGAAAATATAATAAAGTACAAGACCTAATATCGGAACAAACATTAACACCATAAGCCAAGCAATGGTTTTAATAGGATTTCTATTTTCGGTAAGCACTACCAATATAGTACCAGTGATAAGCACTATATATATAATGTAGAAAATTGTTTGTAAAAGGGATATATTCATAATGTCAATTTCTTTCAATATTTTTTTACAAATATACGACTTACTGCCAAAAGATAATAAAAAAAGCTTTAAAACCTCCCTGCCTTCACACTTTTCTTGTGATGTTCAACGAGTTACAGTGTGTGAATGGTGTAAAAATAAAACTCCCTGTACGCGTGCGAGGAACTAAGAACCTAGTTCTTCACTCTTAGTTATTAGTTCTAAAAAGCAAAGCTTCACTTAGGGTCTTCTCTCTTAGTAGAGACCCCTTGCCTCTCTACTGAGATCGACGAGGTCTCTCTACTAAGAGAGGCGGGGTGCTTTAAGTAGAAAGACGAGGCAGTTCTACTAAGAGCAGCCTCGGGTATCTCTTAAGAACGACAAGGGGTATCTACCAAGAAGCAACTCGCCTTTCTAGTAACAACGATAAGGGAGTTCAACTGAGAGCGGCGAAGTGCTTCGCAAGAGAGATAGAGCCGTCCATTTGTCCACTTGATTACTTTTATGCTCTTCTCCGAGAGTTAAGGAATTACAGATAGTTGCTTATTGGAGCAGCTTGCTTACACTCTTGCTCCGCTCTTAAGAT contains these protein-coding regions:
- a CDS encoding hypothetical protein (product_source=Hypo-rule applied; pfam=PF18990; superfamily=56925), coding for MVVFILISNSKTLTTMKYFNIKLQNKAKVISLLAVFVFCCSSVFSQTANTEYFMQSSYTKTNLNPALRPDRGHIGIPGLSNIYVDFKTNTFNLDHFMFKGVGENGKTGTFLHQNVSYSDFMDGVSKNNYLGSEVSVSVIDFGFYTGDMYFTFDASVRTSFSANIPDDVFGFVKKGVTLTNDTGDNYDFSNVSAEANSFLQLGLGASKPIMDDALMLGAKVKFLMGIANAKFKLEKMNLNVGRDEWTLESKAKMQVIYHDVSPTYDDDDCFDGADLGSGFAFSGYGLGFDLGAVFEPGKVFNFYDGNDFLNNFKVSASLTDIGFISWKKQGMYLETDPSRVNITGQHNISFDDDSDNSLDNILDDIEDDFRDAVNLKDADINNLKTTTGLRVKMNWGVEYEVLYNKLNVGLLSSTYFTPNKNITEVTLGSSYKPIKWIELGLSYSFIYSKYKTFGCAIHFNPGHAINLFVASDYVIPRWNSDFVPTTSRGLNFQFGLAVGLGKMNPKYTK
- a CDS encoding cardiolipin synthase (product_source=KO:K06131; cath_funfam=3.30.870.10; cog=COG1502; ko=KO:K06131; pfam=PF13091,PF13396; smart=SM00155; superfamily=56024; tigrfam=TIGR04265; transmembrane_helix_parts=Outside_1_3,TMhelix_4_26,Inside_27_34,TMhelix_35_57,Outside_58_471), with protein sequence MNISLLQTIFYIIYIVLITGTILVVLTENRNPIKTIAWLMVLMFVPILGLVLYYIFGQDTRKQRLVNKKYYNKIKNLTLKELLSEDAFPVLPEYTNLVNLLKSNNRSPVFQGSKVEIITEGRRMFEALLDDINNAKHHIHIEFFIFNNDATGDVVKAMLMKKAREGIEVRFMYDSVANWKVPHHFYKEMEDAGVEIASLMETRFPLLQSSKINYRNHRKVVVIDGNTGYVGGMNISNDYSINPNWSDRHLRIEGMGAHGLQASFMIDWYSARKHWKDKHLYFPPTSIYTNNLMQIVTSGPFGEYSNLLQATISLVLSAKKYIYLQTPYFLPTNSLFEVLQIACLSGIDVRLMVSKKSDSPYIDPASHSYYESLLKAGMKIYENRDKFIHAKTIVVDDYVSVVGSCNLDFRSLETNFEINCYMYDKEIAIENKNIFLEDMHNCDEVIYSVWIKRSKWKKLLESIVRLFAPLM